From the Brassica napus cultivar Da-Ae chromosome A8, Da-Ae, whole genome shotgun sequence genome, one window contains:
- the LOC106360005 gene encoding uncharacterized protein LOC106360005 gives MADIQNTIFVFRPDQQNLAPKPLTPFSAVTPHRATASRARRLISTTTLEMIIEEDTAPEEDHPSTVAARDTLPVFPSTSCFLMANKQVSFMLYESCKCP, from the coding sequence ATGGCTGATATCCAAAATACCATTTTCGTCTTCCGACCAGACCAGCAGAATCTGGCACCTAAACCTCTGACTCCATTCTCTGCCGTGACCCCTCACCGTGCTACGGCCTCACGAGCACGCCGCCTCATCTCTACCACAACCCTCGAAATGATTATTGAAGAAGATACCGCACCGGAAGAAGATCATCCTAGCACTGTCGCTGCGAGGGACACTCTTCCGGTATTTCCATCGACCTCCTGTTTCTTGATGGCCAATAAACAAGTCTCTTTCATGTTATACGAAAGCTGCAAGTGCCCTTGA
- the LOC106361590 gene encoding proline-, glutamic acid- and leucine-rich protein 1-like gives MASFERFDDMCDLRLKPKILRNLLSEYVPNEKQPLVDFQSLSKVVSTISTHKLLSESPSSSADQKKIQAKPSKSAVDDWVERLLALVSSDMPDKCWVGVVLIGVTCRECCSDRFFGLYSVWFNSLLSHIKNPESSRIVLVASCTSISDLLTRLSRFTNTKKDAVSHASKVVLPIIKLLEEESSEALWESIVHLLSTIVILFPAAFHNSYDKVEAVIASKIFSAKTSSNMLKKFAHFLALLPKANKGDAGSWSLMMQKLLISINVHLNNFFQGLEDETVGKKAIQRLAPPGKDSPLPLGGQDGALDDASWNSEEFIVSRVSALMFCSSTMLTSPFKSKLNVPVASLLSLVERVLAVNGSLPRSMSPFMTGIQQELVCAELPTLHSSALELLRATIKCIRSQLLPYAASVVRVVSSYFKKCSLPELRIKLYSIIKTLLKSMGVGMAMQLANEVVSNASVDLEGFDAVSSRPPPLTSGAVLKGGSKKRKHASNSGAEAENSAVEVGVPHNHSLRIAALEALETLLTIGGALGSNGWRERVDKLLMTTATNACEGRWANAETYHHVPNKSSTDLVEFKLAALCAFLASLVSPSPLRPAFLAEGLELFQRGKCQAEMKVAEFCAHALMSLEVVIHPRALPLDGLPSLSSQFPQSDSLASQKHNTPGLNKLDRIAGDGSVLSNLWLANVDVPANSEIERTVDTTLALPEAKRLKVGNDLVGSENVQQADVPMKVPESTKESLVHVPERDDDMVPKEVVSETQEEEGLEGKDSLMEEAAVGKKQESLGESDDDSIPSLKADDYLSSDSDIES, from the exons ATGGCGTCTTTTGAGCGTTTCGACGACATGTGCGACCTGAGACTGAAGCCCAAGATTCTCAGAAACCTTCTCTCCGAGTACGTCCCGAACGAGAAGCAGCCTCTCGTCGACTTTCAATCACTCTCCAAGGTCGTATCAACCATCTCCACCCACAAGCTGTTATCCGAGTCTCCGTCGTCTTCAGCTGACCAGAAGAAGATTCAAGCTAAGCCTTCCAAATCAGCCGTTGATGATTGGGTCGAGAGGTTGTTGGCTCTGGTTTCTTCAGACATG CCAGATAAATGCTGGGTGGGTGTCGTTTTGATTGGAGTAACTTGCCGAGAGTGCTGCTCTGATCGTTTCTTTGGTTTATACTCTGTTTGGTTCAACAGCTTACTATCGCATATTAAG AATCCAGAAAGTTCTAGAATTGTTTTAGTGGCTTCATGTACTTCGATCTCTGATCTCCTTACCAG GCTGTCTAGATTCACTAATACAAAGAAAGATGCAGTTTCACACGCTTCGAAAGTAGTCCTGCCGATTATTAAACTATTGGAGGAAGAATCTTCAGAAGCACTATGG GAAAGCATTGTCCATCTGCTGAGTACAATTGTTATCTTGTTTCCTGCTGCCTTCCACAATAGTTATGACAAG GTTGAAGCCGTTATTgcctccaaaatattttctgcgaAAACCAGTTCTAATATGTTAAAG AAATTTGCACACTTTCTAGCATTACTCCCAAAAGCTAATAAAGGAGATGCAGGCAGCTGGTCCTTGATGATGCAGAAGCTGTTGATATCTATTAACgttcatttaaataattttttccaAGGTTTAGAAGATG AAACAGTAGGGAAAAAAGCAATCCAACGATTGGCTCCTCCTGGAAAAGACTCTCCTTTGCCTTTGGGAGGTCAAGATGGGGCTTTGGATGATGCATCGTGGAACTCTGAGGAGTTTATTGTTTCCAGAGTTTCTGCACTTATGTTCTGCAGCTCAACAATGCTAACTAGCCCGTTCAAATCCAAG CTTAATGTTCCAGTTGCCTCATTATTATCCCTCGTTGAGCGAGTGTTGGCGGTGAATGGCTCTCTACCACGATCCATGTCACCTTTCATGACAGGGATCCAACAAGAATTGGTTTGTGCAGAGCTTCCTACTTTGCATTCTTCGGCTCTAGAACTCTTGCGCGCTACTATTAAGTGCATACGCAG CCAACTTTTACCATATGCTGCATCTGTGGTGAGAGTTGTTAGTAGTTACTTCAAGAAATGTTCATTGCCGGAACTGAGGATAAAGCTCTACTCAATCATCAAAACCTTGCTCAAATCCATGGGTGTAG GAATGGCAATGCAGCTGGCAAATGAAGTTGTATCAAATGCCTCTGTGGATCTAGAAGGATTTGATGCGGTATCTAGCAGACCCCCACCGCTTACAAGTGGTGCTGTTCTTAAGGGTGGCAGTAAAAAAAGGAAGCATGCATCTAATTCCGGAGCCGAGGCAGAGAACTCTGCTGTTGAAGTGGGCGTCCCTCACAATCACTCGTTGAGGATAGCAGCTCTTGAGGCACTAGAAACTCTTCTCACCATC GGTGGTGCATTGGGATCTAATGGCTGGAGAGAACGTGTTGATAAGCTTCTAATGACCACAGCAACAAATGCTTGTGAAGGGAGATGGGCTAATGCTGAAACCTACCATCATGTACCCAATAAGTCTTCAACTGATCTTGTTGAGTTTAAGCTTGCAGCACTCTGTGCGTTTTTGGCATCTCTCGTTTCTCCATCACCATTACGCCCTGCATTTTTAGCTGAAGGACTTGAGCTTTTCCAAAGAG GTAAGTGTCAGGCGGAGATGAAAGTTGCTGAGTTCTGTGCTCACGCTCTCATGTCTCTTGAAGTTGTCATACATCCAAGGGCACTTCCACTTGACGGTCTCCCATCACTGAGCAGCCAGTTCCCTCAAAGCGATTCTCTGGCTAGCCAAAAACACAACACACCTGGTCTGAATAAGTTGGACCGTATTGCTGGCGATGGCAGTGTTCTATCCAACTTATGGCTGGCAAACGTGGATGTTCCAGCTAATAGCGAGATTGAGAGAACCGTAGACACGACTCTAGCTCTCCCGGAGGCCAAAAGGTTGAAAGTTGGGAACGATTTGGTTGGATCAGAGAATGTTCAACAAGCTGATGTGCCTATGAAGGTTCCTGAATCAACTAAGGAATCTCTAGTGCATGTTCCAGAGAGAGATGATGATATGGTTCCCAAAGAAGTAGTGAGTGAGACTCAAGAGGAAGAGGGTTTAGAGGGTAAGGATAGTTTGATGGAGGAAGCAGCAGTTGGTAAGAAGCAAGAGTCCTTAGGTGAATCTGATGATGATTCTATTCCAAGTCTTAAGGCGGATGATTATCTTTCTTCTGATTCTGATATTGAATCTTAA
- the LOC106361591 gene encoding elongation factor 1-delta 1-like isoform X2: MAAFPNLNSDSGLKKLDEHLLTRSYITGYQASKDDITVFTALAKPPSSQYVNASRWYNHIDALLRISGVTAEGSGVVVEGSAPVAEEAVATPPAADSKDAADEEDDDDVDLFGEETEEEKKAAEERAASVKASTKKKESGKSSVLIDIKPWDDETDMKKLEEAVRSIQMEGLFWGASKLVPVGYGIKKLQIMCTIVDDLVSVDTMIEEQLTVEPINEFVQSCDIVAFNKI; encoded by the exons ATGGCAGCTTTCCCAAACCTTAACTCTGATTCCGGATTGAAGAAGCTCGATGAGCATCTCCTCACACGCAGTTACATCACTGG GTACCAGGCTTCAAAGGATGACATCACTGTCTTCACAGCACTTGCAAAGCCCCCATCTTCACAGTATGTCAACGCTTCTCGTTGGTACAACCACATCGATGCCCTCCTGAGGATCTC TGGTGTCACTGCTGAAGGAAGCGGTGTCGTTGTTGAGGGATCAGCCCCAGTCGCTGAAGAGGCTGTTGCTACTCCACCAGCAGCTGATTCTAAG GATGCTGCTGATGAGGAAGACGATGATGATGTTGACCTTTTCGGAGAGGAGACCGAAGAGGAGAAGAAAGCTGCTGAAGAGAGAGCTGCTTCCGTGAAGGCATCTACTAAGAAGAAGGAAT CTGGAAAGTCATCAGTTTTGATTGATATCAAGCCATGGGATGATGAGACCGACATGAAGAAGCTAGAGGAAGCTGTGAGATCCATCCAGATGGAAGGATTATTCTGGGGAGCGTCAAAGCTTGTCCCAGTCGGTTATGGTATCAAGAAGTTGCAGATTATGTGCACAATTGTTGATGACCTTGTGTCTGTTGACACCATGATTGAAGAGCAGCTCACCGTCGAACCCATCAATGAGTTTGTCCAGAGCTGTGACATTGTTGCCTTCAACAAAATCT GA
- the LOC106361591 gene encoding elongation factor 1-delta 1-like isoform X1 — protein sequence MAAFPNLNSDSGLKKLDEHLLTRSYITGYQASKDDITVFTALAKPPSSQYVNASRWYNHIDALLRISGVTAEGSGVVVEGSAPVAEEAVATPPAADSKDAADEEDDDDVDLFGEETEEEKKAAEERAASVKASTKKKESGKSSVLIDIKPWDDETDMKKLEEAVRSIQMEGLFWGASKLVPVGYGIKKLQIMCTIVDDLVSVDTMIEEQLTVEPINEFVQSCDIVAFNKICECH from the exons ATGGCAGCTTTCCCAAACCTTAACTCTGATTCCGGATTGAAGAAGCTCGATGAGCATCTCCTCACACGCAGTTACATCACTGG GTACCAGGCTTCAAAGGATGACATCACTGTCTTCACAGCACTTGCAAAGCCCCCATCTTCACAGTATGTCAACGCTTCTCGTTGGTACAACCACATCGATGCCCTCCTGAGGATCTC TGGTGTCACTGCTGAAGGAAGCGGTGTCGTTGTTGAGGGATCAGCCCCAGTCGCTGAAGAGGCTGTTGCTACTCCACCAGCAGCTGATTCTAAG GATGCTGCTGATGAGGAAGACGATGATGATGTTGACCTTTTCGGAGAGGAGACCGAAGAGGAGAAGAAAGCTGCTGAAGAGAGAGCTGCTTCCGTGAAGGCATCTACTAAGAAGAAGGAAT CTGGAAAGTCATCAGTTTTGATTGATATCAAGCCATGGGATGATGAGACCGACATGAAGAAGCTAGAGGAAGCTGTGAGATCCATCCAGATGGAAGGATTATTCTGGGGAGCGTCAAAGCTTGTCCCAGTCGGTTATGGTATCAAGAAGTTGCAGATTATGTGCACAATTGTTGATGACCTTGTGTCTGTTGACACCATGATTGAAGAGCAGCTCACCGTCGAACCCATCAATGAGTTTGTCCAGAGCTGTGACATTGTTGCCTTCAACAAAATCTGTGAGTGTCATTAA